From Methanocorpusculum sp., the proteins below share one genomic window:
- a CDS encoding multiprotein bridging factor aMBF1, with product MSENIMQTEYCELCGVALSKKGRLVQIEGAKPMRVCDKCAKLGTEVQAPRAPVMSFGRPVITTKAPAQSRGAQQANRKRDMFDYIEGDIVEDYPQRIAAARLAKGFTQKDLAFVLKMQEGDIKKFERGDRAPTEDERKKLEKELEIVLLDSQDDDDKLQAGGVASTTLGDVLQVKRK from the coding sequence ATGAGCGAGAATATCATGCAGACAGAATATTGTGAGTTATGCGGGGTAGCACTGTCAAAGAAAGGCAGATTGGTGCAGATCGAGGGAGCAAAGCCGATGAGAGTTTGCGACAAGTGTGCGAAACTCGGGACCGAAGTCCAGGCTCCCCGTGCTCCAGTCATGTCGTTTGGCCGCCCGGTTATTACGACAAAGGCCCCTGCTCAGTCTCGCGGAGCTCAGCAGGCGAACCGCAAGCGGGATATGTTCGATTACATCGAGGGCGATATCGTTGAGGATTACCCCCAGCGGATCGCAGCGGCAAGGCTCGCCAAGGGCTTTACCCAGAAGGATCTTGCATTCGTATTGAAGATGCAGGAAGGCGATATCAAAAAGTTCGAGCGCGGCGACCGTGCCCCGACAGAGGACGAACGCAAGAAGCTTGAGAAGGAACTTGAGATCGTTCTTCTTGATTCGCAGGACGATGACGACAAGCTTCAGGCGGGTGGCGTCGCATCGACGACTCTCGGCGATGTTCTTCAGGTGAAGAGGAAATAA
- the tpiA gene encoding triose-phosphate isomerase, with protein sequence MSSPLILVNFKSYREGAGNAAGQIGSAAELVMQESGVTIGVAPQFVELHPFCKHYEIPVYAQHIDAVEGAFTGRIPAFTVRAAGCVGSLINHSERRLTIAEIEACVEAAKFNHLESVVCTNNVAVSAAAAAFLPTYVAIEPPELIGSGISVTKADPDIIKNSVAAVKRISPDVKVLCGAGIQSGECVKTAIDFGADGVLLASSVVKAKDPEAVLRDLVSLL encoded by the coding sequence ATGTCGTCCCCGCTTATTCTTGTAAACTTCAAATCATACCGTGAAGGGGCAGGTAATGCGGCAGGACAGATAGGTTCGGCCGCAGAACTTGTTATGCAGGAGTCAGGGGTGACTATCGGTGTTGCTCCGCAGTTTGTGGAGCTTCACCCGTTTTGCAAGCATTACGAGATCCCGGTGTATGCCCAGCATATCGATGCGGTGGAAGGAGCTTTCACCGGCAGGATCCCTGCGTTCACAGTGAGAGCGGCGGGCTGTGTGGGTTCGCTGATCAATCACTCGGAAAGGAGACTCACGATCGCCGAGATCGAGGCATGCGTGGAAGCGGCCAAGTTCAACCATCTTGAGTCGGTGGTCTGCACAAATAATGTGGCAGTTTCTGCAGCAGCAGCGGCATTTTTGCCGACCTATGTGGCGATCGAGCCGCCTGAACTGATCGGATCAGGGATCTCGGTCACGAAGGCGGATCCGGATATCATCAAAAACTCGGTTGCTGCAGTGAAACGCATCAGTCCGGATGTGAAAGTTCTCTGCGGTGCCGGGATCCAGTCGGGCGAATGCGTGAAGACAGCCATCGATTTTGGAGCAGACGGCGTTCTGCTTGCGTCAAGCGTAGTGAAGGCAAAAGATCCGGAAGCAGTGCTCCGCGATCTGGTGTCTTTGCTGTAA
- a CDS encoding nitroreductase family protein produces the protein MKMDAVENTMDLLEAIKARHSVRSFTDKMIEGEIKSSLQDTVDECNRESGLNIQLCLDEPDAFGGMRAHYGKFENCKNYIALIGKAGTDEPCGYYGEKLVMKAQQLGLNTCWVGMTYSKSKAPCVLNKGEKIQLVIALGYGNTSGKPHRSKDMMQLCKVEGEMADWFKNGMEAAMLAPTAINQQKFIITQSGNTVSAKPLAAFFSKFDIGIVKCHFEIGAGKENFSWKEV, from the coding sequence ATGAAGATGGATGCAGTGGAAAATACAATGGATTTACTCGAAGCGATCAAAGCACGTCATTCGGTACGCAGCTTTACAGACAAAATGATCGAAGGTGAAATAAAATCTTCCCTTCAAGATACGGTAGATGAATGCAATCGGGAAAGCGGACTGAATATCCAGCTGTGTCTCGATGAGCCCGATGCATTCGGCGGCATGCGGGCACACTACGGGAAGTTTGAAAACTGTAAAAACTACATCGCCCTCATAGGCAAAGCCGGGACCGATGAACCGTGCGGATATTACGGCGAGAAACTCGTAATGAAAGCACAGCAGCTCGGGCTCAACACCTGCTGGGTCGGGATGACCTACAGCAAATCGAAAGCACCCTGCGTACTGAACAAAGGCGAAAAGATCCAGCTCGTCATTGCGCTCGGCTATGGGAATACATCGGGCAAACCGCATAGATCAAAGGACATGATGCAGCTCTGCAAAGTAGAAGGCGAGATGGCAGACTGGTTCAAAAACGGCATGGAGGCAGCAATGCTTGCTCCAACAGCGATCAATCAGCAGAAATTCATCATAACACAAAGCGGAAACACTGTTTCAGCAAAACCGCTTGCCGCATTCTTTTCCAAATTCGATATCGGGATCGTCAAATGTCATTTCGAGATCGGGGCAGGGAAAGAGAATTTCAGTTGGAAAGAAGTATAG
- the mutS gene encoding DNA mismatch repair protein MutS, producing the protein MVSPKTLTPAMEQVKTFKEKYPDCILFMRMGDFYETFFEDAEICARELDIVQTSRSKDPDGIPIPLAGIPYHALDLYLPRMIRKGYKVAICEQVEDPKLAKGVVKRDVVRVVTPGTAIDADVIPGSTAHYLTALCPDAKKTVIGLSFLDITTGEFFVREIPFESGFSALATEIEQYNPLEILVPQGIPTDLISFLASTCRVLTPGRSGIFTDGVAELTASFGVSSLEGFDISSPECTNAAGAALRYAKETQKTDLPHIHGFSRKYSNDAMILDAITLRNLEILNPLRGDRNDTTLFGFLNRTKTPMGSRVLRSTITRPLTSPEKIDHRLDAVEFFTQRPVLLSGVRSILSRFTDIERIAGRIAYGNASPRDLLALAGSLAAIPGLTAELCGAEGLLKEELEQIPSFTGVAELILSAIVDEPPLVYKNGNVMREGYDRDLDKIRNIVTNGRDWIAELQQTERERTGIRSLKIAYNNVFGYYIEITKANLHLVPDNYERKQTTANGERFTIPALREREAMIAQADDRVLALEISLFESLLTHLADFVPALQQASRSIGTIDMIAAFADLSLTGAYVRPELVVGTDLLIRDGRHPIVENTVPGGYVPNDTDMSSIEQQILILTGANMAGKSTYMRSVALICIMAQTGCFVPARFARVGIVDRVFTRVGASDDLAGGQSTFMVEMLELANILNNATDKSLILLDEIGRGTSTVDGYAIARSVLEYLHGKGAAGPRTLFATHFHQLIGMESELRRVRNYHFAVKEDQHDITFLRKLIPGATDRSYGIHVAKIAGVPKKVLVRASELLREALSEDASSGGKKYYTQMLLMDAEEPVPSAVEGRIREADPNMMTPMEALMFINELKAMLEKK; encoded by the coding sequence ATGGTCTCTCCGAAAACACTCACTCCTGCAATGGAACAGGTCAAAACATTCAAGGAAAAATATCCTGACTGTATCCTTTTCATGCGGATGGGTGATTTTTACGAGACATTCTTCGAAGACGCTGAGATCTGTGCCCGCGAACTCGACATAGTCCAGACCTCCCGATCCAAAGACCCCGACGGGATCCCGATCCCCCTTGCCGGTATACCTTACCATGCACTCGACCTCTACCTTCCACGGATGATCCGCAAAGGATACAAGGTCGCCATCTGCGAACAGGTCGAGGATCCGAAACTCGCAAAAGGCGTCGTGAAACGGGACGTCGTTCGGGTCGTCACCCCCGGAACCGCGATCGATGCCGACGTCATTCCCGGCTCGACCGCCCACTACCTCACGGCGCTCTGTCCCGACGCGAAAAAAACCGTAATCGGGCTTTCATTTCTCGATATAACCACGGGTGAGTTCTTCGTTCGCGAGATCCCCTTCGAATCCGGATTCTCTGCACTCGCCACCGAAATAGAACAGTACAACCCGCTCGAGATCCTCGTCCCGCAGGGGATCCCCACGGACCTCATCTCCTTCCTCGCCTCCACCTGCCGGGTCCTCACCCCGGGACGCTCAGGCATCTTCACCGACGGCGTCGCCGAACTCACCGCCTCGTTTGGTGTCTCTTCCCTCGAAGGATTCGACATCAGCTCGCCTGAGTGCACGAACGCCGCGGGGGCAGCTCTCCGCTACGCAAAGGAAACGCAGAAGACCGATCTGCCCCACATCCACGGATTCTCCCGGAAATACTCGAACGACGCGATGATCCTGGACGCGATCACGCTTCGAAACCTCGAGATCCTCAACCCTCTCCGCGGCGACCGGAACGACACGACCCTCTTCGGCTTTCTCAACCGGACCAAGACCCCGATGGGGAGCCGTGTTCTAAGAAGCACCATCACCCGGCCTTTGACCTCGCCGGAAAAGATCGACCACCGTCTCGACGCGGTCGAGTTCTTCACCCAAAGACCCGTCCTCCTCTCCGGGGTCCGAAGCATCCTCTCCAGATTCACCGACATCGAGCGGATCGCCGGCAGGATCGCCTATGGGAACGCTTCGCCCCGCGACCTTCTCGCCCTTGCGGGAAGCTTGGCCGCCATCCCAGGACTCACTGCCGAACTCTGCGGCGCAGAAGGACTCCTCAAAGAAGAGCTTGAACAGATCCCCTCATTCACTGGCGTCGCCGAACTGATCCTTTCCGCGATTGTGGACGAGCCGCCTCTCGTCTACAAAAACGGCAATGTCATGAGGGAAGGGTACGACCGGGACCTTGACAAGATCAGAAATATCGTCACGAACGGTCGCGACTGGATCGCCGAACTCCAGCAGACCGAACGGGAACGCACCGGGATCCGTTCGCTCAAGATCGCCTACAACAACGTGTTTGGCTACTACATCGAGATCACGAAAGCGAACCTCCATCTCGTCCCCGATAACTACGAACGAAAACAGACCACCGCAAACGGCGAGCGGTTCACGATCCCCGCACTCCGCGAACGCGAAGCAATGATAGCACAGGCGGATGACCGCGTTCTCGCTCTCGAGATATCGCTCTTCGAATCCCTTCTTACGCATCTCGCCGACTTCGTCCCCGCACTTCAGCAGGCGTCCCGCTCTATAGGGACGATCGACATGATCGCCGCGTTCGCCGACCTTTCGCTCACCGGCGCCTACGTCCGCCCCGAACTCGTGGTCGGGACCGATCTTCTTATCCGGGACGGCCGTCACCCGATTGTCGAGAACACCGTTCCAGGCGGCTATGTGCCAAACGACACCGATATGAGTTCGATCGAACAGCAGATCCTCATCCTCACCGGCGCAAACATGGCAGGTAAATCCACCTACATGCGGAGCGTTGCTCTCATCTGCATCATGGCGCAGACAGGCTGTTTCGTTCCGGCACGCTTTGCGAGAGTCGGGATCGTCGACCGGGTCTTTACCCGGGTCGGGGCATCCGACGACCTTGCCGGCGGGCAGAGTACGTTCATGGTCGAGATGCTGGAACTCGCAAACATCCTCAACAACGCGACCGACAAAAGCCTCATCCTCTTAGACGAGATCGGCAGAGGAACGAGCACCGTCGACGGGTATGCGATCGCGAGATCGGTCCTCGAGTATCTGCACGGGAAAGGGGCGGCTGGTCCCCGCACGCTCTTTGCGACCCATTTCCATCAGCTGATCGGGATGGAGTCCGAGCTGAGGCGTGTAAGGAACTACCACTTCGCCGTGAAAGAGGATCAGCACGACATCACGTTCCTTCGAAAACTCATCCCCGGAGCGACTGATAGAAGCTACGGTATCCATGTCGCCAAGATCGCCGGCGTCCCGAAAAAAGTCCTGGTCCGTGCATCCGAACTCCTCAGAGAGGCGCTTTCCGAGGATGCTTCCTCCGGCGGGAAAAAATACTATACACAGATGCTCCTTATGGATGCCGAGGAGCCGGTCCCGTCCGCCGTCGAGGGACGGATCCGTGAAGCCGATCCGAACATGATGACCCCGATGGAGGCTCTTATGTTCATCAACGAACTCAAAGCAATGCTGGAGAAGAAATGA
- the mutL gene encoding DNA mismatch repair endonuclease MutL, which yields MSRVKILDEETISHIAAGEVVERAASVVKELVENAVDADARSIRIGISADKTGITRISVTDDGVGMDFDDALLAFRQHATSKISRPEDLDGITTLGFRGEALASIAAISKVTFTTKERGSSSPEATRIVIHGGTLISHAAVGAPEGTSMIVEGLFYNTPARRKFQKTTPTELSHVYDMVERIALSNRNISFVLLYNGKERFQTFGTGSYPDVIAAVFGSSFSKELTPVSGKFGPVQIDGWITRPGSEMKTTQTRFYLSINGRQVTSRQLQWAIREGYGTLLPKGMYPAAFLDITLDPRDVDVNVHPTKREVRLSREREVMRFIQDAIYQSLHEERVFSPAASSAPDHKPSVCSRLTSFSLPSSSPAREIVTTLPADIVGEPMPAYAGKREARSAPLKQTEKQLRRTDTGDMPETNVSVPEVLGQIGDTYILAKNEVGDLIVVDQHAAHERIMYDQLVARSSSAEAGQELIVPLPITLSKKEIAALPDLLDVLAAAGYVLEPFGKDVWMVRSVPVISATLGDPEVIHAILAAALDGVGSTDEVLDRVLKTAACRAVVKGNTLLTVEQMQRLLRQLMATKSPYTCPHGRPTTIVLSKSRLAGMFLRT from the coding sequence ATGAGCCGGGTAAAAATCCTCGATGAGGAGACGATCAGCCATATCGCGGCGGGCGAAGTGGTCGAGCGTGCCGCCTCGGTCGTGAAAGAACTCGTGGAAAATGCCGTCGACGCGGATGCCCGTTCGATCAGGATCGGGATCTCGGCGGATAAGACCGGGATCACCCGGATCTCCGTCACGGACGACGGGGTCGGGATGGACTTCGACGACGCTCTTCTGGCATTCCGCCAGCATGCGACAAGCAAGATATCCCGCCCCGAAGATCTTGACGGGATCACCACGCTCGGGTTCCGGGGCGAGGCTCTCGCAAGTATCGCGGCGATCTCGAAGGTGACGTTCACGACAAAAGAACGCGGCTCCTCCTCTCCCGAAGCGACCCGCATCGTGATCCACGGCGGGACGCTGATCTCTCACGCCGCCGTCGGCGCTCCGGAAGGAACGAGTATGATCGTCGAGGGTCTCTTTTACAATACTCCCGCCCGACGCAAGTTCCAGAAGACCACGCCAACTGAGCTGTCCCACGTGTATGATATGGTCGAGAGGATCGCTCTCTCGAATCGAAACATCTCCTTCGTCCTTCTTTACAACGGAAAAGAACGGTTCCAGACTTTTGGGACCGGTTCGTATCCTGACGTCATCGCTGCGGTGTTCGGCTCCTCCTTTTCAAAAGAGCTGACCCCGGTCTCCGGGAAATTCGGCCCCGTTCAGATCGACGGCTGGATCACCCGCCCGGGGTCTGAGATGAAGACGACCCAGACGCGGTTTTATCTCTCGATAAACGGCAGGCAGGTGACGTCCCGGCAGCTGCAGTGGGCGATCCGCGAAGGATACGGCACCCTTCTTCCAAAGGGCATGTATCCGGCGGCATTTCTCGATATCACCCTCGATCCCCGGGACGTTGATGTGAATGTGCATCCGACAAAGCGGGAGGTCCGCCTTTCCCGCGAGAGGGAAGTGATGCGGTTCATCCAGGATGCGATCTATCAGTCGCTGCATGAAGAGCGGGTCTTTTCTCCCGCGGCGAGCTCTGCGCCGGATCACAAACCTTCGGTCTGTTCAAGGCTCACGTCGTTTTCACTCCCCTCGTCATCCCCCGCCCGCGAGATCGTCACGACCCTGCCGGCTGATATCGTCGGCGAACCGATGCCTGCATATGCCGGAAAACGGGAGGCGAGGTCGGCACCTCTCAAGCAGACGGAGAAGCAGCTTCGGCGGACCGATACCGGGGATATGCCGGAAACGAATGTGTCCGTTCCCGAAGTCCTCGGTCAGATCGGCGATACCTACATCCTTGCAAAGAACGAAGTCGGCGATCTGATCGTCGTCGACCAGCATGCGGCACACGAGCGGATCATGTATGATCAGCTGGTTGCCCGCTCATCGTCGGCAGAGGCGGGTCAGGAGCTCATCGTTCCGCTCCCGATCACGCTTTCGAAAAAGGAGATCGCCGCTCTGCCTGATCTGCTGGATGTCCTCGCCGCTGCCGGCTATGTTCTGGAACCGTTTGGGAAAGACGTCTGGATGGTCCGTTCGGTCCCGGTCATCTCGGCGACGCTCGGTGACCCGGAGGTCATTCACGCTATCCTGGCAGCGGCTTTGGACGGGGTAGGCAGCACCGACGAGGTCCTTGACCGGGTGCTGAAGACCGCCGCGTGCCGTGCTGTCGTGAAGGGGAACACGCTGCTTACGGTAGAACAGATGCAGCGTCTCTTACGCCAGCTTATGGCGACAAAATCCCCGTATACCTGCCCGCACGGACGACCGACAACGATCGTTCTTTCGAAATCAAGACTGGCGGGCATGTTCCTGAGAACGTGA
- a CDS encoding MATE family efflux transporter, with product MNNSSNFLTEGPVGKALFIVALPIIISNLLQSVLEVVDMYFIGKLGDVSIAGGTMSIMVLMVLTTVIFGIVTATAAFVSRAYGSEKYERIQVILLHSLYLALAFSAILAVIGMFFSENLLLLMGAYPEVAAEGSRFLTPMLMGLFVMVILITLTTVFQSTGDSRTPMYVMLGVNVVNIFLNPTLIQGLGAIPAFGIAGSAYASLISRAIGALLLIGVMYLLPSRKDNPIRFPKKFTFEPKLIIDIAVVAIPSAIQSGIRSVAFLSMTTIIAVYGTAAVAAYGICLRLDMMGLIIVMGLCTGVAVMVGQNLGAGKVERAVTAVKYAAGINAVFMIGVAALYLIFATEFLKFFGATGESLADGTMFMQIVPLSYFLVAIAMTMGFAMNGAGMTRPGMYSAIAGQLIVQVGLAAFFALSGYSIQYIWYAVVCGTVVMFCFDLFFYTRGGWKTKKLRIDSEEAPAAS from the coding sequence ATGAATAATTCCAGCAATTTCCTTACTGAAGGACCGGTCGGTAAAGCCCTGTTTATAGTGGCACTGCCAATCATTATCAGCAATCTTCTTCAGAGCGTGCTGGAGGTCGTGGACATGTATTTCATCGGCAAGCTGGGGGATGTGTCCATCGCGGGCGGTACGATGAGTATCATGGTTCTCATGGTCCTCACCACGGTGATTTTCGGTATTGTGACGGCCACGGCGGCCTTCGTATCAAGGGCATACGGCTCGGAGAAGTATGAACGTATCCAGGTTATCCTGCTGCATTCCCTGTATCTGGCACTCGCATTTTCAGCGATCCTGGCAGTGATAGGTATGTTCTTTTCAGAGAATCTGCTTCTGCTGATGGGAGCCTATCCCGAGGTCGCGGCAGAAGGATCGAGATTCCTTACACCGATGCTTATGGGTCTGTTTGTGATGGTCATTTTGATCACGCTGACGACGGTTTTCCAGAGCACAGGAGATTCAAGGACACCTATGTATGTGATGCTTGGGGTCAATGTGGTGAACATTTTCCTCAATCCTACGCTGATCCAGGGTCTTGGCGCCATTCCGGCATTCGGGATCGCGGGCTCTGCCTATGCATCCCTTATCTCGCGGGCAATTGGAGCACTCCTTTTGATCGGCGTGATGTATCTTCTGCCGTCGAGAAAAGACAATCCGATCAGGTTCCCGAAGAAGTTCACGTTCGAGCCGAAGCTTATCATAGATATCGCGGTGGTCGCGATACCCTCGGCTATCCAGAGCGGTATCAGAAGCGTGGCGTTCCTTTCGATGACAACGATCATAGCAGTTTACGGGACGGCCGCGGTCGCGGCATATGGTATCTGTCTGCGTCTGGATATGATGGGGCTGATCATCGTGATGGGACTGTGTACGGGAGTCGCCGTGATGGTTGGTCAGAATCTCGGAGCCGGGAAAGTTGAACGGGCAGTAACGGCGGTCAAATATGCCGCAGGAATCAATGCGGTGTTCATGATTGGTGTCGCGGCGCTCTATCTGATCTTTGCAACGGAGTTCCTGAAGTTCTTTGGAGCGACGGGCGAATCGCTCGCGGACGGGACCATGTTTATGCAGATCGTTCCGCTGTCCTACTTCCTCGTAGCAATAGCTATGACAATGGGATTTGCGATGAACGGTGCCGGCATGACGCGCCCGGGGATGTACTCGGCCATTGCAGGTCAGCTGATCGTGCAGGTAGGTCTTGCAGCATTCTTTGCGCTCAGCGGGTATTCGATACAGTATATCTGGTATGCAGTCGTCTGCGGAACGGTCGTGATGTTCTGTTTCGACCTGTTCTTCTACACGCGCGGAGGATGGAAGACGAAGAAGCTGAGAATCGACAGCGAAGAAGCGCCTGCCGCAAGCTGA
- a CDS encoding phosphate-starvation-inducible PsiE family protein, whose amino-acid sequence MADMDMFPRTQRYLVKGCSLVTIAIYVLIAVLLIITALIGTIETLKMISLALADPTQYALTNVLQGILLIIVIATLIDMVQSYVRAGRVLVRPILIAGVTTMVRRLLVTDLTFIDIIGTTIVILGLTVAMIYLGREDRNVASFLTDNVDNKDPEKHDDTNLSESQ is encoded by the coding sequence ATGGCAGATATGGATATGTTTCCACGGACCCAGCGATATCTGGTAAAAGGCTGCAGTCTGGTGACGATTGCAATTTACGTCCTTATTGCAGTTCTTTTGATAATTACCGCCCTTATTGGAACGATTGAGACCCTGAAGATGATCAGTCTGGCTCTGGCTGACCCCACGCAGTACGCTCTGACGAATGTGCTTCAGGGTATCCTTTTGATCATCGTTATCGCGACCCTTATCGATATGGTACAGTCCTATGTGCGTGCAGGGCGCGTACTTGTCAGACCGATTCTGATAGCGGGCGTCACGACCATGGTCAGAAGACTTCTGGTAACCGATCTGACGTTTATCGATATCATCGGAACCACGATCGTTATCCTCGGACTTACGGTCGCTATGATCTATCTCGGGCGTGAGGACCGGAACGTCGCGTCGTTTTTAACAGATAATGTCGATAATAAGGACCCGGAGAAGCATGATGATACGAACCTTTCTGAATCCCAGTAA
- a CDS encoding DNA-directed RNA polymerase subunit H yields the protein MTRLNVLLHEMVPDHQIMTDEDVKALLVTFDILEDHLPKIYHDDPAVKACGAKPGNVITIVRKSQTAGEATSYRLVVRRPKK from the coding sequence ATGACAAGACTCAATGTATTACTGCATGAGATGGTCCCGGACCATCAAATCATGACCGACGAAGACGTAAAAGCTCTTCTCGTAACCTTCGACATCTTGGAAGATCACCTTCCGAAAATCTATCATGATGACCCGGCTGTAAAAGCCTGCGGCGCAAAACCAGGAAACGTCATTACGATCGTAAGAAAGAGCCAGACTGCAGGCGAAGCCACGTCCTACCGCCTCGTAGTAAGAAGGCCGAAAAAATAA
- a CDS encoding DNA-directed RNA polymerase subunit B'': MIDRSVLSGAYFSQEHVARHQLDSYNNFVQFNLQKVVDEQRVVETEIVNRGKNQEAVWVELGKIRVEKPIVREADGSQSKLYPAEARLRNLSYAAPMILEMTLHQGDKVYPVQETTIGQLPVMIGSQVCNLCGLSQQERTEQGEDPSDPGGYFIVNGTERVLMTLEDLASNKIMTEFTERYNEQIHVSKVFSQFRGYRALVVVEKNKKNLLDVSFPSVAGHLRFADLMRALGLESDEDIVSAVSLSEDVLTYMMQNLEESECATVEEGVMYVGKKLAPNQTKDYQRKRAEFVLDSYLLPHLNYSIPSTLKPGEEGYEVYAKDVRIAKAEFLGRMAEACFDLALNKRRIDDKDHYSNKRLKLAGDLMEDLFRISLNRLTRDVKYQLERASMRHRELAIGTVVRADVLTERLIHPLATGNWVGGRTGVSQLMDRVDHMSVISHLRRVISPLSRSQPHFEARDLHPTQWGRICPSETPEGPNCGLVKNFAQLVEISKGTDEEEILRVIRGMKIQPIRSE, from the coding sequence ATGATTGATAGAAGTGTATTATCAGGCGCGTACTTTTCCCAGGAACATGTTGCCCGCCACCAGCTGGATTCGTATAACAATTTTGTCCAGTTTAACCTCCAGAAAGTCGTAGACGAACAGAGAGTCGTCGAGACTGAAATCGTTAACAGAGGAAAGAACCAGGAGGCCGTATGGGTCGAACTTGGTAAGATCCGTGTTGAAAAGCCGATCGTCAGAGAAGCAGACGGATCGCAGAGCAAACTCTATCCGGCCGAAGCACGCTTAAGAAACCTTTCCTATGCAGCACCGATGATCCTTGAGATGACCCTTCACCAGGGTGATAAGGTCTATCCGGTCCAGGAGACCACCATCGGTCAGCTTCCTGTAATGATCGGCAGCCAGGTCTGCAACCTTTGCGGTCTTTCCCAGCAGGAGAGGACCGAACAGGGCGAGGATCCGAGCGACCCCGGAGGATACTTCATTGTTAACGGAACCGAGCGCGTCTTAATGACACTCGAAGATCTTGCAAGCAACAAGATCATGACCGAGTTCACCGAAAGATACAACGAACAGATCCATGTATCCAAAGTGTTCTCCCAGTTCCGCGGCTATCGCGCTCTTGTAGTCGTCGAGAAAAATAAAAAGAATCTCCTTGACGTCTCCTTCCCGAGCGTTGCCGGTCACCTGCGGTTTGCAGATCTGATGCGCGCCCTTGGACTTGAATCTGATGAAGATATCGTATCTGCGGTTTCCCTTTCGGAAGATGTCCTTACCTACATGATGCAGAACCTCGAAGAGAGCGAATGCGCCACCGTCGAAGAAGGTGTCATGTATGTCGGTAAGAAACTTGCACCGAACCAGACAAAGGATTACCAGAGAAAACGCGCAGAGTTCGTTTTAGACAGCTACCTTCTCCCGCACTTAAACTACTCCATTCCGAGTACCTTGAAACCTGGAGAGGAAGGCTACGAAGTGTATGCGAAAGACGTCCGTATCGCGAAAGCAGAGTTCCTCGGCAGGATGGCAGAGGCATGTTTCGATCTCGCTCTCAATAAAAGGAGAATCGACGACAAAGATCACTACTCCAACAAACGCCTGAAACTTGCAGGTGATTTGATGGAAGATCTGTTCCGTATTTCGTTAAACAGACTCACCCGTGATGTCAAGTACCAGCTTGAACGCGCGAGCATGAGACACAGAGAACTTGCTATCGGTACGGTCGTCCGTGCAGATGTCCTGACCGAACGCCTTATCCACCCGCTTGCAACAGGTAACTGGGTCGGCGGAAGGACCGGTGTATCCCAGCTTATGGACCGTGTCGACCACATGTCGGTCATCTCCCACCTTAGAAGAGTTATCTCCCCTCTGTCCAGATCCCAGCCTCACTTCGAAGCTCGTGATCTGCACCCAACCCAGTGGGGACGTATCTGTCCGTCCGAAACTCCGGAAGGACCGAACTGTGGTTTAGTGAAAAACTTTGCCCAGCTTGTTGAGATCAGCAAAGGAACCGACGAGGAAGAGATCCTTCGCGTGATCCGGGGTATGAAGATCCAGCCAATCAGGAGCGAATAA